One Natrinema halophilum genomic window carries:
- a CDS encoding long-chain-fatty-acid--CoA ligase, translated as MTNLVTEVAETVDTNPESAALSYEGMELSYEEFWERTGQFAQALENRGIGEGDRVGIYLPNLPQFVTAFYGTLRVGGIIVPMNPQYKAREISHMLADSEATVVVALADLVPNVLEVQNDTDVETVVSVGADADGATEFDDFLADGTKAIVDRADDDIAVQPYTSGTTGTPKGVLLTHHNLAFTTRANASVPPGGFQASDRLIGTLPLFHIYGMSVVMNGAMYSGGTYYPVPEWDAPTVMDQLEDDEITIMFGVPAMFNDMINQPDAEEYEFEALRFVNSGGSSLPLEVLERFEDLWGVQLNEGYGLTETSPVTHANTDESRRKGSIGQPLEGVEAKIVDSAERSSADHSGGDEPPEDEEFEEVPRVEEGPIDVDSVASSTRRGKGGETAEAADLHEITGELVIHGPNVMKGYYGLPEANEEAFTEENGKRWFHTGDVGYWDEDNFFYVVDREKHMIVTGGYNVYPREVEELLFEHEDVADAAVVGVPDERRGETVKAFIVPTPDAEATPEDIKQYCLSNLAEYKHPRDVEFVQELPRTTTGKVQKFELRDE; from the coding sequence ATGACTAATCTTGTGACAGAGGTCGCCGAAACCGTCGATACGAACCCGGAGTCGGCTGCGCTCTCCTACGAGGGAATGGAACTGTCCTACGAGGAGTTCTGGGAGCGAACCGGCCAGTTCGCACAGGCTCTCGAAAACCGCGGGATCGGCGAAGGTGACCGCGTCGGCATCTACCTACCGAACCTCCCGCAGTTCGTCACGGCCTTCTACGGCACCCTTCGCGTCGGCGGAATCATCGTTCCGATGAATCCGCAGTACAAGGCTCGCGAAATCAGTCACATGCTGGCCGACAGCGAGGCGACGGTGGTCGTTGCGCTAGCTGACCTCGTCCCCAACGTCCTCGAGGTACAGAACGACACTGACGTCGAAACGGTCGTCAGCGTCGGTGCCGACGCCGACGGCGCAACCGAGTTCGACGACTTCCTCGCCGACGGGACCAAAGCCATCGTCGACCGTGCGGACGACGACATCGCCGTCCAGCCCTACACGTCGGGAACGACCGGCACGCCGAAAGGGGTACTGCTGACCCACCACAACCTCGCCTTTACGACGCGGGCAAACGCCAGCGTCCCACCAGGCGGCTTCCAGGCGTCCGATCGGCTCATCGGTACCCTGCCGCTGTTTCACATCTACGGCATGTCCGTCGTGATGAACGGTGCAATGTACAGCGGGGGCACCTACTACCCCGTCCCCGAGTGGGACGCTCCGACGGTGATGGACCAGCTCGAGGACGACGAGATTACCATCATGTTCGGCGTCCCGGCAATGTTCAACGACATGATCAACCAGCCCGACGCCGAGGAGTACGAGTTCGAAGCACTTCGCTTCGTCAATTCCGGCGGCTCGAGTCTCCCACTCGAGGTCCTCGAACGGTTCGAGGACTTGTGGGGTGTCCAGCTCAACGAGGGCTACGGCCTGACCGAGACGAGTCCGGTCACCCACGCCAACACCGACGAGTCGCGTCGGAAGGGTAGTATCGGTCAGCCACTCGAGGGCGTCGAGGCGAAGATCGTCGATAGCGCGGAACGAAGTTCCGCTGACCATTCGGGCGGCGACGAGCCGCCCGAAGACGAGGAGTTCGAGGAAGTGCCCCGCGTCGAAGAAGGGCCGATCGACGTGGATAGCGTCGCGTCTTCGACGCGACGAGGCAAAGGCGGTGAGACCGCCGAAGCGGCCGACCTCCACGAGATCACGGGTGAACTCGTCATCCACGGCCCGAACGTGATGAAAGGGTACTACGGGCTGCCGGAGGCGAACGAGGAGGCGTTTACCGAAGAAAACGGCAAGCGCTGGTTCCACACCGGCGACGTCGGCTACTGGGATGAGGACAATTTCTTCTACGTCGTCGATCGCGAGAAACACATGATCGTCACCGGCGGCTACAACGTCTACCCGCGAGAAGTCGAGGAACTTCTCTTCGAACACGAAGACGTTGCCGACGCCGCCGTCGTTGGGGTTCCGGACGAACGCCGTGGCGAGACCGTCAAGGCCTTTATCGTCCCCACGCCCGACGCCGAAGCGACGCCGGAAGACATCAAGCAGTACTGCCTGAGCAACCTCGCGGAGTACAAACACCCACGCGATGTCGAGTTCGTCCAGGAACTCCCCCGAACGACGACCGGAAAGGTCCAGAAATTCGAGTTGCGCGACGAATAA